Proteins from a single region of Erythrobacter sp.:
- a CDS encoding acyl-CoA carboxylase subunit beta — MSWQKELEELRAREALAEQMGGADKVARQHGRGKMDARARLAALCDEGSFREIGKIAGSAKYDANGDLASVTPAPFLFGKALINGRPVVATADDFTIRGGAADAGIARKMVQAEMMAHQLKMPIIRMIDGTGGGGSVKTLEQIGATYIPAVPGWGDVVTNLDTVPVVALALGPTAGLGAARTVASHYSIMVKGLSQIFAAGPAVVDGLGEAYKGGAANHEEAKEALGGSAIHTRNGVVDDEVASEAEAFARARHFLSFMPEYVGQPARRAECHDPADRREEALLSLVPHDAKQVYAMRRCMEMLFDTGTVFEIGKHWGRAAITAFARLDGWPVCVVASDPSYLGGSWEAKTSEKVERFVRLADQFRLPIVHLVDNPGFMIGREAEMAGTIRYGVNAMNAIYRATVPLASIVLRRAYGIAGSAMSNAERYQYRYCWPSGDWGSLPIAGGLEVAYKSELEAAEDPQALLEEIRARLAKVTSPFRSAERFNVEDIIDPRDTRPLLCEFAGLAWRRLGAS; from the coding sequence GTGAGCTGGCAAAAGGAACTCGAAGAACTGCGCGCCCGCGAGGCTCTCGCCGAGCAGATGGGCGGCGCGGACAAGGTTGCCCGCCAGCACGGGCGCGGGAAGATGGACGCCCGCGCGCGGCTGGCGGCGCTCTGCGACGAGGGCTCCTTCCGCGAGATCGGCAAGATTGCAGGTTCCGCGAAATATGATGCCAATGGCGACCTCGCCAGCGTAACCCCCGCCCCCTTCCTCTTCGGCAAGGCGCTGATCAACGGCCGCCCCGTGGTCGCCACAGCCGACGATTTCACCATCCGCGGCGGCGCGGCGGATGCGGGGATTGCGCGAAAAATGGTGCAGGCCGAGATGATGGCGCACCAGTTGAAGATGCCGATCATCCGCATGATCGACGGCACCGGCGGTGGCGGTTCGGTCAAGACGCTCGAACAGATCGGCGCGACCTATATCCCGGCGGTGCCCGGCTGGGGCGATGTGGTGACCAACCTCGACACCGTGCCAGTGGTGGCGCTGGCGCTGGGGCCGACGGCGGGCCTCGGCGCGGCGCGCACGGTCGCCAGCCACTATTCGATCATGGTCAAAGGCCTCTCGCAGATCTTCGCCGCCGGCCCTGCCGTGGTCGACGGGCTGGGCGAGGCCTACAAGGGCGGCGCGGCCAATCACGAAGAAGCCAAGGAAGCGCTCGGCGGATCGGCGATCCACACCCGCAACGGGGTGGTGGATGACGAGGTGGCGAGCGAGGCCGAGGCCTTCGCCCGCGCGCGGCATTTCCTCAGCTTCATGCCCGAATATGTCGGCCAGCCTGCCCGCCGCGCCGAGTGCCACGACCCCGCCGACCGGCGCGAGGAAGCATTGCTATCCCTCGTTCCGCATGATGCGAAACAGGTCTATGCGATGCGCCGCTGCATGGAGATGCTGTTCGATACCGGCACGGTGTTCGAAATCGGCAAGCACTGGGGCCGCGCCGCGATCACCGCCTTTGCGCGGCTCGATGGCTGGCCGGTCTGCGTCGTGGCGAGCGATCCCTCCTATCTCGGCGGGTCATGGGAAGCCAAGACCTCCGAGAAGGTCGAACGCTTCGTGCGCCTCGCCGACCAGTTCCGCCTGCCCATCGTCCATCTCGTTGACAACCCCGGCTTCATGATCGGTCGCGAGGCAGAGATGGCAGGGACGATCCGCTACGGGGTGAACGCGATGAACGCGATCTACCGCGCCACCGTGCCGCTGGCGAGCATCGTGCTGCGCCGCGCCTATGGGATTGCGGGCAGCGCGATGAGCAATGCCGAGCGGTATCAATACCGCTATTGCTGGCCGAGCGGCGACTGGGGGAGCCTGCCGATCGCGGGGGGCCTTGAGGTCGCCTACAAGTCGGAGCTGGAGGCCGCCGAGGACCCGCAAGCCTTGCTGGAGGAGATCCGCGCAAGGCTCGCCAAGGTCACCTCGCCCTTCCGCTCGGCCGAGCGCTTCAACGTCGAGGACATCATCGACCCGCGCGACACGCGGCCGCTGCTTTGCGAGTTTGCGGGGCTGGCTTGGCGACGGTTGGGGGCATCTTGA
- a CDS encoding phytoene/squalene synthase family protein, translating to MAVDPATRAALVEHARLSIKKGSQSFSAAARLFDRETRERAWLLYAWCRRADDIADNQEMGGELGDQSDLAERLAHIRRLTALAFAGEPTGDPAFDALGVVASEVGLTPQMAEDVIEGFQLDAEDWRPRTEADMLRYCYHVAGAVGVMMAVVMGVDPKDQETLDRANDLGLAFQLSNIARDIVEDDGAGRCYLPQEWLAEEDIEPGQHTKPHHRKELAEMAARLVALVEKHEAAARVGAARLPFRSRWAVLSAARIYGAIGRKVRKRGPEAWNSRTYVPRSEKALYGVRAFLSAVINREKVPQGGIHWGIADYRPR from the coding sequence ATGGCGGTGGATCCGGCAACCCGCGCCGCACTGGTCGAGCATGCACGGCTGTCGATCAAGAAGGGCTCGCAGAGCTTTTCCGCCGCCGCACGCCTGTTCGACCGCGAAACCCGCGAGCGGGCGTGGCTGCTCTATGCCTGGTGCCGCCGGGCGGATGACATTGCCGATAATCAGGAGATGGGCGGCGAGCTGGGCGACCAGTCGGACCTCGCCGAGCGCCTCGCGCACATCCGCCGCCTGACCGCGCTGGCCTTCGCAGGCGAGCCGACCGGCGATCCGGCCTTTGATGCACTCGGCGTGGTCGCCAGCGAAGTGGGCCTCACCCCGCAGATGGCCGAGGATGTGATCGAAGGCTTCCAGCTGGACGCTGAGGACTGGCGCCCGCGCACCGAGGCCGACATGCTTCGCTATTGCTACCATGTGGCCGGCGCGGTGGGCGTGATGATGGCGGTGGTGATGGGGGTCGATCCCAAGGATCAGGAAACGCTCGACCGCGCCAATGATCTGGGCCTTGCCTTCCAGCTTTCCAACATCGCGCGCGACATCGTGGAGGATGACGGGGCGGGGCGCTGCTACCTGCCGCAGGAATGGCTGGCGGAAGAGGATATCGAGCCCGGCCAGCACACCAAGCCGCACCACCGCAAGGAGCTCGCCGAAATGGCTGCGCGGCTGGTGGCCCTGGTCGAAAAGCACGAGGCGGCAGCGCGTGTGGGCGCCGCCCGCCTGCCCTTCCGCAGCCGCTGGGCGGTGCTCTCTGCCGCGCGCATCTATGGCGCGATCGGACGCAAGGTGAGGAAGCGCGGACCCGAGGCGTGGAACAGCCGCACCTATGTGCCCCGCAGCGAGAAGGCGCTCTACGGCGTGCGGGCATTCCTCTCGGCGGTCATCAACCGCGAGAAGGTGCCCCAAGGCGGCATCCACTGGGGGATCGCGGATTACCGGCCACGGTGA
- the thiC gene encoding phosphomethylpyrimidine synthase ThiC, with translation MADINSPVEIGVTTGPIRGSRKVHVGARTGSGIRVAMREIDLEGDEPSVRVYDTSGPYTDPNAHIDINAGLPQLRRDWIMARGDVEAYDGREVKPEDNGQLGPDRSGGVPQFPNTVKRPLRAKAGMNVSQMHYARRGIITPEMEYVAERENLGRELAADWVRDGESWGAEIPEVITPEFVRSEVARGRAIIPNNINHPESEPMAIGRNFLVKINANIGNSAVASDVASEVDKMVWATRWGADTIMDLSTGRNIHDTREWILRNSPVPIGTVPIYQALEKVGGIAEELTWEIFRDTLIEQAEQGVDYFTIHAGVRLPYIPMTAKRVTGIVSRGGSIMAKWCLAHHKESFLYEHFDEITEIMKAYDIAYSLGDGLRPGSIRDANDEAQFAELYTLGELTKRAWEQDVQVMIEGPGHVPMHKIKQNMEKQLEACGEAPFYTLGPLVTDIAPGYDHITSGIGAAQIGWYGTAMLCYVTPKEHLGLPDRDDVKVGVVTYKLAAHAADLAKGHPAAQVRDDALSKARFEFRWRDQFNLSLDPETAEQYHDQTLPAEGAKSAHFCSMCGPKFCSMKITQEVRDFAAKQNAGIETFVASEEEAEKGMAEMSAKFREVGNQLYVGAGDREHD, from the coding sequence ATGGCCGACATCAATTCCCCCGTCGAAATCGGCGTCACCACCGGGCCGATCCGTGGCAGCCGCAAGGTCCATGTCGGTGCGCGCACCGGCTCGGGCATCCGCGTCGCGATGCGCGAGATCGACCTTGAAGGCGATGAGCCTAGCGTGCGGGTCTATGACACCTCGGGCCCCTATACCGATCCCAATGCCCATATCGACATCAACGCCGGCCTGCCCCAGCTGCGCCGCGACTGGATCATGGCGCGCGGCGATGTCGAGGCCTATGACGGGCGCGAGGTGAAGCCGGAGGACAATGGCCAGCTTGGCCCCGATCGCTCGGGCGGCGTCCCGCAGTTCCCCAACACCGTGAAGCGTCCTCTGCGCGCCAAGGCGGGCATGAATGTCAGCCAGATGCACTATGCCCGCCGCGGCATCATCACCCCGGAGATGGAATATGTCGCCGAGCGCGAGAACCTGGGGCGCGAGCTGGCGGCGGACTGGGTGCGCGACGGCGAGAGCTGGGGCGCGGAAATCCCCGAGGTGATCACGCCGGAATTCGTCCGCAGCGAAGTCGCACGCGGCCGCGCGATCATTCCCAACAACATCAACCACCCCGAAAGCGAGCCGATGGCGATCGGGCGCAACTTCCTCGTCAAGATCAACGCCAATATCGGCAACTCCGCCGTGGCGAGCGATGTGGCGAGCGAAGTCGACAAGATGGTCTGGGCGACCCGCTGGGGCGCGGACACGATCATGGACCTCAGCACCGGTCGCAACATCCATGACACCCGCGAATGGATCCTGCGCAACAGCCCCGTGCCGATCGGCACCGTGCCGATCTATCAGGCGCTCGAAAAGGTCGGCGGGATTGCCGAGGAGCTGACCTGGGAAATCTTCCGCGACACGCTGATCGAACAGGCCGAGCAGGGCGTGGACTACTTCACAATCCATGCCGGCGTGCGCCTGCCCTACATCCCGATGACCGCCAAGCGCGTCACCGGCATCGTGTCGCGCGGCGGCTCGATCATGGCCAAGTGGTGCCTTGCCCACCACAAGGAGAGCTTCCTCTACGAGCACTTCGACGAGATCACCGAGATCATGAAGGCCTACGACATCGCCTATTCGCTGGGCGATGGCCTGCGCCCGGGCAGCATCCGCGACGCCAATGACGAAGCCCAGTTCGCCGAGCTCTACACCCTGGGCGAACTCACCAAGCGCGCCTGGGAACAGGACGTGCAGGTGATGATCGAAGGCCCCGGCCACGTGCCGATGCACAAGATCAAGCAGAACATGGAAAAGCAGCTGGAGGCCTGCGGCGAGGCGCCGTTCTACACCCTCGGGCCGCTCGTCACCGATATTGCGCCGGGTTACGACCACATCACCAGCGGCATCGGTGCGGCCCAGATCGGCTGGTATGGCACGGCGATGCTCTGCTACGTCACGCCCAAGGAGCACCTCGGCCTGCCTGACCGCGACGATGTGAAGGTCGGCGTTGTCACCTACAAGCTTGCCGCCCATGCGGCAGACTTGGCCAAGGGCCACCCGGCGGCACAGGTGCGCGACGATGCGCTTTCCAAGGCGCGCTTCGAGTTCCGCTGGCGCGACCAGTTCAACCTGAGCCTCGATCCGGAAACCGCCGAGCAGTATCACGACCAGACGCTTCCGGCCGAAGGCGCGAAGTCGGCGCATTTCTGCTCGATGTGTGGCCCGAAGTTCTGCTCGATGAAGATCACGCAGGAAGTGCGCGACTTCGCCGCCAAGCAGAACGCCGGGATCGAAACCTTCGTCGCCAGCGAAGAGGAAGCCGAAAAGGGCATGGCCGAAATGAGCGCCAAGTTCCGCGAAGTCGGCAACCAGCTCTATGTCGGCGCGGGAGACCGCGAGCACGATTGA
- a CDS encoding TIGR00730 family Rossman fold protein, whose product MKRLAVYCGSASPEDPRYLSLAHDVGAELAARGIGLVYGGGKLGLMGAVAKGAKDAGGEVIGIIPEHLVKAEVANHDCDELVTVSGMHERKQRFTDLSDGFVTIPGGVGTMDELWEAMSWSQLGYHSKPVGLLNAFGFYDHLLAFNATMAEVGFVRPAHQNILIAAESIADLLEKMAAYEPHTPIFRMKAEEL is encoded by the coding sequence ATGAAACGTCTCGCCGTCTATTGCGGATCGGCCTCGCCCGAGGACCCGCGCTATCTCAGCCTCGCCCATGATGTCGGCGCGGAACTGGCCGCGCGCGGCATCGGCCTCGTCTATGGCGGGGGCAAGCTCGGGCTGATGGGCGCGGTTGCCAAGGGCGCGAAGGACGCGGGCGGCGAGGTGATCGGGATCATCCCCGAACATCTGGTGAAGGCCGAGGTCGCCAACCATGATTGCGATGAACTCGTCACCGTCAGCGGGATGCACGAGAGGAAGCAGCGCTTCACCGACCTCTCCGACGGCTTCGTCACCATCCCCGGAGGGGTCGGCACGATGGACGAGTTGTGGGAGGCGATGAGCTGGTCGCAGCTGGGCTATCACTCCAAGCCCGTCGGCCTGCTCAATGCTTTCGGCTTCTACGATCACCTGCTCGCCTTCAACGCGACCATGGCCGAAGTCGGCTTCGTACGGCCCGCGCACCAGAACATTCTGATCGCGGCGGAAAGCATCGCCGATCTGCTCGAAAAGATGGCGGCCTATGAGCCCCACACTCCGATCTTCCGCATGAAGGCCGAGGAGCTGTAG
- a CDS encoding acetyl/propionyl/methylcrotonyl-CoA carboxylase subunit alpha, with protein MITKLLIANRGEIACRIMRTARAMGIATVAVYSDADAKALHVRSADESVHIGPSPAAESYLVGAKIIAAAQQTGADAIHPGYGFLSENADFAQAVLDAGIIWVGPKPASIRAMGLKDAAKARMIEAGVPVTPGYLGADQSLERLTTEAEAIGYPVLIKAVAGGGGKGMRKVDAPADFASALESCRREAKASFGNDEVLLEKWITSPRHIEVQVFGDAQGNVVHLFERDCSLQRRHQKVIEEAPAPGMDAATREAICAAAVRAAKAVDYEGAGTIEFIADASEGLRADRIFFMEMNTRLQVEHPVTEEITGVDLVEWQLRVASGEPLPKRQDELSINGHAIEARLYAEDPAKGFLPSTGKIELMNLGRFSSFYEDENLRIDTGVEPKDVVHPYYDPMIAKVIAIGADRDEAIERLSNAMAHSLVWPVKTNAAFIVKALDHDAFRDGNITTGFIERYAEDLAPEAKPHPDLVALAARKLRDEIPLGAAHTKGFIGLWDVPSGIRLNAAEVQKIAISADGERYEVELSLLPKGEDFEFQQEFLHTLEGLFTVEEGRTWRFALYRNDGTGQASAADGAIIAPMPGKVIAVDVSEGQAVTAGQRLLVLEAMKMEHALTAPFDGVVEGLTVSAGAQVQVDAVLAKVVPAASE; from the coding sequence ATGATCACCAAGCTCCTGATCGCCAATCGCGGCGAGATCGCCTGCCGCATCATGCGCACGGCGCGCGCCATGGGGATTGCCACGGTCGCGGTCTATTCCGATGCCGATGCCAAGGCGCTGCATGTGCGCAGCGCCGACGAGAGCGTGCATATCGGCCCCTCCCCCGCTGCCGAAAGCTATCTGGTCGGCGCAAAGATCATCGCGGCCGCCCAGCAGACCGGCGCGGATGCGATCCATCCGGGTTATGGCTTCCTCTCGGAGAACGCCGACTTCGCGCAGGCGGTGCTGGACGCGGGCATCATCTGGGTAGGCCCCAAGCCTGCAAGCATCCGCGCGATGGGGCTGAAGGACGCGGCCAAGGCGCGGATGATCGAGGCGGGCGTTCCCGTCACCCCCGGCTATCTCGGCGCGGACCAGTCTCTCGAGCGGCTCACCACGGAGGCCGAGGCCATTGGCTACCCCGTCCTCATCAAGGCGGTCGCGGGCGGCGGCGGCAAGGGGATGCGCAAGGTCGACGCCCCCGCCGATTTCGCCTCAGCGCTGGAATCCTGCCGCCGCGAGGCCAAGGCCAGTTTCGGCAATGACGAGGTTCTGCTCGAAAAGTGGATCACCTCGCCCCGCCATATCGAGGTGCAGGTGTTCGGCGATGCCCAAGGCAACGTCGTCCACCTGTTCGAGCGCGACTGTTCCTTGCAGCGCCGCCACCAGAAGGTGATCGAGGAAGCCCCCGCCCCCGGCATGGACGCCGCCACCCGCGAAGCCATCTGCGCCGCCGCCGTGCGCGCCGCGAAAGCGGTCGATTACGAGGGCGCAGGCACGATCGAATTCATCGCCGATGCCAGCGAAGGCCTGCGCGCCGACCGCATCTTCTTCATGGAGATGAACACCCGCCTGCAAGTCGAACACCCCGTCACCGAGGAGATCACCGGGGTCGATCTGGTCGAATGGCAATTGCGCGTCGCAAGCGGCGAACCGCTGCCCAAGCGGCAGGACGAGCTGTCGATCAACGGCCATGCGATTGAGGCGCGGCTCTATGCGGAGGATCCGGCGAAGGGGTTTTTGCCGAGCACGGGCAAGATCGAGTTGATGAACCTTGGGCGTTTTTCGTCTTTCTACGAGGACGAAAACCTGCGCATCGACACCGGCGTGGAACCTAAGGACGTCGTCCATCCTTATTATGATCCGATGATCGCAAAGGTCATCGCGATTGGGGCAGACCGTGACGAGGCGATCGAGCGTCTTTCCAATGCCATGGCGCATTCGCTGGTGTGGCCAGTCAAGACCAACGCGGCGTTCATCGTCAAGGCGCTCGATCATGACGCTTTCAGGGACGGGAACATCACCACAGGTTTCATCGAACGCTATGCCGAGGACCTTGCCCCCGAAGCCAAACCGCACCCCGATTTGGTCGCGCTCGCGGCTCGCAAGCTGCGGGACGAGATTCCATTGGGCGCCGCCCACACCAAAGGCTTCATCGGGCTGTGGGACGTGCCCTCAGGTATTCGCCTGAATGCGGCTGAAGTTCAGAAGATTGCCATCAGCGCAGACGGCGAGCGCTACGAGGTTGAATTATCGCTCTTGCCGAAGGGCGAGGATTTCGAGTTCCAACAGGAGTTTTTGCACACGCTCGAAGGCCTGTTTACGGTCGAAGAAGGAAGGACGTGGCGGTTTGCACTCTATCGCAATGACGGCACCGGCCAAGCCTCCGCCGCAGACGGCGCGATCATCGCACCCATGCCGGGCAAGGTCATCGCGGTCGATGTCAGCGAGGGCCAAGCCGTCACTGCCGGGCAGCGGCTGCTGGTGCTCGAGGCGATGAAGATGGAACACGCCCTCACCGCGCCCTTCGACGGGGTGGTCGAGGGGTTGACTGTGAGCGCAGGCGCGCAGGTGCAGGTTGATGCGGTGTTGGCGAAGGTGGTGCCAGCGGCTTCGGAATAA
- the crtY gene encoding lycopene beta-cyclase CrtY — MADSPQDNPAQGSAPHDVIIVGGGLAGGLIALALHRHAPGCRFLVIEAGRTLGGHHRWSWFETDIAASARPLMAGFALNGWDAGYDIAFPGLARTLPTAYRSLASAEFHRALTEELPPESVMLEAKAAHLDAGGVTLADGTRIAAKRVIDCRPFRSSKHLGGGWQVFLGQHFRCEQPHGLTRPVIMDASVDQIAPYGNEPAYRFVYVLPLSPTEVFVEDTYYADQPKMDADVLKGRVAEYAHRNGWKGEVIDQEAGILPVISGGDFGAALSEIAIPGVALAGARGGFSHPLTSYTLPFAAENALAIARLIATRPDCSGAELAAFCNRRAKRHWRATAYYRMLSRMLFEAAEPGKRVVVFEHFYALKGQLVERFYAGRSTWPDRLRILTGKPPVAIPRAIRALFSSGKPFDTKPLNMETPA; from the coding sequence ATGGCTGATTCCCCGCAAGATAACCCCGCGCAAGGTTCCGCACCGCATGACGTCATCATCGTCGGCGGCGGGCTGGCGGGCGGGCTGATCGCGCTGGCGCTGCACCGCCATGCGCCGGGCTGCCGTTTCCTCGTGATCGAGGCCGGGCGCACGCTTGGGGGGCATCACCGCTGGAGCTGGTTCGAAACCGATATCGCCGCCTCTGCGCGCCCGCTGATGGCGGGCTTCGCCCTCAATGGCTGGGACGCGGGCTATGACATCGCCTTTCCCGGCCTCGCCCGCACCCTGCCGACCGCCTATCGCTCGCTCGCCAGCGCCGAATTCCACCGCGCGCTGACGGAGGAACTGCCGCCCGAAAGCGTGATGCTGGAGGCCAAGGCGGCCCACCTCGATGCCGGCGGCGTCACGCTGGCTGACGGCACGCGGATTGCGGCCAAACGCGTGATCGACTGCCGCCCGTTCCGCTCGTCAAAGCATCTGGGCGGCGGCTGGCAGGTGTTCCTCGGCCAGCATTTCCGCTGCGAACAGCCCCATGGCCTGACCCGCCCGGTCATCATGGATGCCAGCGTCGATCAGATCGCGCCCTATGGCAACGAGCCGGCCTACCGCTTCGTCTATGTCCTGCCGCTCTCGCCCACAGAGGTCTTCGTCGAGGACACCTACTACGCCGATCAGCCCAAGATGGACGCCGATGTGCTGAAGGGCCGCGTCGCCGAATATGCCCATCGCAACGGCTGGAAGGGCGAAGTGATCGATCAGGAGGCGGGGATCCTGCCCGTGATCTCGGGCGGGGATTTTGGCGCGGCGCTGAGCGAAATCGCCATTCCCGGCGTCGCGCTGGCGGGCGCACGCGGGGGCTTTTCGCACCCGCTCACCAGCTACACCCTGCCCTTCGCCGCCGAAAACGCGCTGGCGATTGCCCGCCTCATCGCCACCCGTCCCGATTGTTCGGGGGCAGAACTCGCTGCCTTCTGCAATCGCCGCGCCAAGCGGCACTGGCGCGCCACGGCCTATTACCGGATGCTCAGCCGGATGCTGTTCGAGGCTGCCGAACCGGGCAAGCGGGTGGTGGTGTTCGAGCATTTCTACGCCTTGAAGGGCCAGCTGGTGGAGCGCTTCTACGCGGGCCGCTCCACCTGGCCCGATCGCCTGCGCATCCTTACCGGCAAGCCGCCCGTAGCTATCCCGCGCGCCATCCGGGCGCTGTTTTCCTCCGGGAAGCCATTCGACACCAAGCCTTTGAACATGGAGACCCCGGCATGA
- a CDS encoding MipA/OmpV family protein: MKPLSAPLASLGPLALLTLAVVPAHANTSEADAGTDTEAAAEQPAPPPAAPVSLAFTKPVYDETWATIGLGAGLVPSYAGSDNYIAFPLPLVVGRVGGVGIRPNGAGITLDVLSAKPTLGKRKTRLAFGPTVRFRNDRNLDVGDNVVEAAGKLDAALEVGLNAAVSFPGVFKPLDTLSIGIQARRDVLGAHEGTVIEPQISYASPLGKAFVLQVQTGIEFVDDSFADYYFSVTPAQRLASGLPTFTAEGGLNRIGTLAILNYDLSGNALDGGWSVFGVGGYSRLLGDAADTPYTQARGNANQFITGLGVGYTF; encoded by the coding sequence ATGAAGCCTCTCTCCGCCCCCCTTGCCTCGCTCGGCCCGCTGGCTCTGCTGACGCTGGCTGTCGTCCCCGCCCACGCGAATACGAGCGAAGCGGACGCTGGCACCGATACCGAAGCCGCTGCCGAACAGCCCGCGCCGCCGCCCGCCGCGCCGGTTTCGCTGGCCTTCACCAAGCCGGTCTATGACGAGACCTGGGCGACCATCGGCCTCGGCGCCGGGCTGGTGCCGAGCTATGCGGGTTCGGACAATTATATCGCCTTCCCCCTGCCGCTGGTGGTGGGGCGCGTCGGCGGGGTCGGCATCCGGCCCAATGGCGCCGGCATCACGCTCGACGTGCTCTCGGCCAAGCCCACGCTCGGCAAGCGCAAGACCCGTCTCGCCTTTGGCCCCACTGTCCGCTTCCGCAATGACCGCAATCTCGACGTCGGCGACAATGTGGTCGAGGCCGCGGGCAAGCTCGATGCAGCGCTCGAAGTCGGGCTCAATGCCGCGGTGTCCTTCCCCGGCGTGTTCAAGCCGCTCGATACGCTCAGCATCGGCATCCAGGCCCGCCGCGACGTGCTGGGCGCGCATGAGGGCACGGTGATCGAGCCGCAGATCAGCTACGCCAGCCCGCTCGGCAAGGCCTTCGTGTTGCAGGTGCAGACCGGCATCGAATTCGTCGATGACAGCTTTGCTGATTACTATTTCTCGGTCACGCCCGCGCAGCGGCTGGCGAGCGGCCTGCCCACCTTCACCGCCGAGGGCGGATTGAACCGCATCGGCACGCTGGCGATCCTCAACTACGACCTCAGCGGCAATGCGCTCGACGGCGGGTGGAGCGTGTTCGGCGTCGGCGGCTATTCGCGCCTGCTGGGCGACGCGGCCGACACGCCCTACACGCAAGCACGCGGCAATGCGAACCAGTTCATCACCGGACTGGGCGTGGGCTATACGTTCTGA
- a CDS encoding phytoene desaturase, with protein sequence MNADAKLNLTPAKGVDPALAQRYEGRTACVIGSGFGGMALAIRLQSAGIATTVIESRDKPGGRAYFWEKDGFTFDAGPTVITDPPCLEELWALTGHDISEDVELMKVMPFYRLNWPDGTNFDYSNDEEQLNAEIAKLNPADVAGYARFLEYSQRVYEEGYLKLGTVPFLDFKSMLKAAPALIKEQAWRSVYGMVSSYVQSEKLREALSFHTLLVGGNPMNTSSIYALIHKLEKDGGVWWARGGTNRLIAGMVRHFERLGGTMRVGDPVVQVHTLGTKATEVETKSGFRQRYDAVASNADIMHSYKDLLSGSERGKQMAKSLNRKSYSPSLFVVHFGLEGTWPGIPHHMILFAKRYKGLLDDIYKNGVVPEDFAIYLHHPTVTDPDMAPEGKSTFYALVPVSHMGKMPLDWDEVGPRLEKMILDELERRLIPDIHSRIVTKFSYAPKDFKADLNAHMGSAFSLEPVLWQSAWLRGHNRDDVIDNYYLVGAGTHPGAGIPGVVGSAKATAGLMLEDLAKVGTQ encoded by the coding sequence ATGAACGCCGATGCGAAGCTCAACCTTACGCCTGCCAAGGGCGTCGACCCTGCACTGGCGCAGCGCTATGAAGGCCGCACCGCCTGCGTGATCGGATCGGGCTTCGGCGGCATGGCGCTTGCCATCCGGCTGCAATCCGCCGGGATCGCCACCACCGTGATCGAAAGCCGCGACAAGCCGGGCGGGCGCGCCTATTTCTGGGAGAAGGACGGCTTCACCTTCGACGCAGGGCCGACGGTGATCACCGATCCGCCGTGCCTTGAAGAGCTCTGGGCGCTCACCGGCCACGACATTTCCGAAGATGTCGAGTTGATGAAGGTCATGCCCTTCTACCGCCTCAACTGGCCCGACGGCACCAACTTCGACTATTCGAACGACGAAGAGCAGCTCAACGCCGAGATCGCCAAACTGAACCCCGCCGACGTCGCGGGCTATGCACGCTTCCTCGAGTATTCGCAGCGCGTCTACGAGGAAGGCTATCTCAAGCTCGGCACTGTGCCCTTCCTCGATTTCAAGTCGATGCTGAAGGCCGCCCCGGCCCTGATCAAGGAACAGGCGTGGCGGAGCGTATACGGGATGGTCTCCAGCTATGTGCAGTCCGAAAAGCTGCGCGAGGCGCTGTCGTTCCACACGCTGCTGGTCGGCGGCAATCCGATGAACACCTCCTCGATCTATGCCCTGATCCACAAGCTGGAGAAGGACGGCGGCGTGTGGTGGGCGCGCGGCGGCACCAACCGCTTGATCGCGGGCATGGTGCGCCATTTCGAGCGGCTGGGCGGCACGATGCGCGTCGGTGATCCGGTGGTGCAGGTACACACGCTGGGCACCAAGGCGACCGAGGTCGAGACCAAGAGCGGCTTCCGCCAGCGCTATGATGCGGTCGCTTCCAACGCCGACATCATGCATTCCTACAAGGATCTGCTGTCGGGCAGCGAGCGCGGCAAGCAGATGGCAAAGTCGCTGAACCGCAAGAGCTATTCGCCCTCGCTCTTCGTGGTGCATTTCGGGCTGGAGGGCACCTGGCCGGGCATCCCGCACCACATGATCCTGTTCGCCAAGCGCTACAAGGGCCTGCTCGACGACATCTACAAGAACGGCGTGGTGCCGGAAGATTTCGCGATCTACCTCCACCACCCGACTGTCACCGATCCGGACATGGCGCCCGAAGGCAAGAGCACCTTCTACGCGCTTGTTCCGGTGAGCCACATGGGCAAGATGCCGCTCGACTGGGACGAGGTCGGCCCCCGCCTCGAAAAGATGATCCTCGACGAGCTGGAACGCCGCCTGATCCCCGACATCCACAGCCGGATCGTCACCAAGTTCAGCTATGCGCCCAAGGACTTCAAGGCCGATCTCAACGCCCACATGGGCAGCGCCTTCAGCCTCGAACCCGTGCTGTGGCAGAGCGCCTGGCTGCGCGGCCACAACCGCGATGACGTGATCGACAACTACTACCTCGTCGGCGCCGGCACCCACCCGGGCGCAGGCATCCCCGGCGTGGTCGGCAGCGCCAAGGCAACCGCCGGGCTGATGCTGGAGGATCTGGCGAAGGTGGGGACACAGTGA